One window of Mucilaginibacter inviolabilis genomic DNA carries:
- a CDS encoding N-acetylneuraminate synthase family protein has translation MNEILKQKAAGIKLLITDCDGVLTDAGVYYGSNGEDLKKFNMRDGMGVERLRKHAGVQTSIITGELSPSIAQRAEKLQITELHLGIKDKVVVFKDICNRLNLQPEQVAYIGDDYNDLEVMRLAGLTACPADALPQIKNQVDIICTLNGGEGCFREFAELIIDSKSNAFSASSLNGTITLNNGRVIGKGQPSYIIAEIGINHNGSLETAKKLIDEAVAAKADAVKFQKRTPEICVPKDQWELMRDTPWGRITYIDYKRKTEFGIAEYATIDQYCKKLGIDWFVSAWDAPSVDFMEQFDTVLYKLASASLTDFTLIQRILETGKPLMLSTGMSTIKEIEATMDYIMAFDENYPLFIAHSTSAYPCPLQELNLKMIQTLEAKYPGIPIGYSGHETGLATTVAAVTLGATFVERHFTLDRAMWGSDHAASVEPQGLQRLVRDIRDVETALGDGQKKVYESELAPMKRLRVNISDEYKEKPTA, from the coding sequence ATGAACGAAATTTTAAAACAAAAAGCGGCAGGCATCAAATTATTGATAACCGATTGTGATGGCGTATTAACTGATGCCGGAGTGTATTATGGCAGCAATGGTGAGGACCTGAAAAAATTTAACATGCGCGATGGCATGGGCGTTGAACGTTTACGTAAACATGCTGGCGTACAAACCAGCATCATTACCGGTGAATTATCACCATCTATAGCCCAAAGGGCCGAAAAACTACAAATAACGGAACTGCATTTAGGCATAAAAGACAAAGTAGTTGTTTTTAAGGATATCTGTAACCGTTTAAATCTACAACCAGAACAAGTGGCCTATATAGGTGACGATTATAATGATTTGGAAGTAATGAGATTGGCGGGCTTAACCGCATGCCCTGCAGATGCCCTGCCTCAAATCAAAAACCAGGTGGATATCATCTGCACATTGAATGGCGGCGAGGGTTGCTTTCGTGAATTTGCTGAATTGATCATCGATTCAAAAAGCAACGCGTTTTCGGCTAGTAGCCTTAATGGTACTATTACCTTAAATAATGGTCGCGTGATAGGCAAAGGTCAGCCCAGCTATATCATTGCCGAAATTGGCATTAACCACAATGGATCTCTGGAAACAGCAAAAAAATTGATTGATGAAGCAGTGGCTGCAAAGGCCGATGCCGTTAAATTTCAGAAGCGTACCCCGGAGATTTGCGTGCCTAAAGATCAGTGGGAATTGATGCGCGATACTCCCTGGGGCCGTATAACCTACATTGACTACAAACGCAAAACAGAATTTGGCATTGCAGAATATGCCACCATAGACCAGTATTGTAAAAAATTGGGTATCGATTGGTTTGTATCTGCCTGGGACGCACCATCAGTTGATTTTATGGAGCAGTTTGATACCGTACTATACAAACTGGCATCGGCATCATTAACTGATTTTACCCTGATACAACGTATCCTGGAAACCGGTAAACCGCTGATGCTGTCAACCGGTATGTCGACCATCAAAGAGATTGAGGCTACCATGGACTATATTATGGCGTTTGATGAAAATTATCCATTGTTCATCGCGCATTCTACCTCGGCCTATCCATGCCCGTTACAGGAACTAAATCTGAAAATGATACAAACACTGGAAGCTAAGTATCCGGGTATTCCGATTGGTTATTCTGGTCATGAAACCGGGCTGGCTACTACCGTAGCTGCTGTTACCCTGGGTGCTACCTTTGTAGAGCGTCACTTTACACTTGACCGCGCCATGTGGGGATCTGATCATGCTGCTTCTGTTGAGCCGCAAGGCTTACAACGCCTGGTACGTGACATCCGTGATGTAGAAACTGCCCTGGGCGATGGACAGAAAAAAGTTTACGAGTCTGAACTTGCCCCTATGAAACGTTTACGGGTAAATATTAGCGACGAATATAAAGAGAAGCCAACGGCCTAA
- a CDS encoding glycosyltransferase family 9 protein: protein MKILIRLPNWLGDVVMSTAFVNAVSQLYPDVQIDAIIKKELGNIAPLIPGLTQIHLFSKQEFNGLGGAYRFGKKLKAEKYDLFFNLPQSLSSLVMAWATKAKKRVGFGKEGGSLLLTNSLKKPANLHRVDEYVSLLEQFTGNAIAHKEVTLNAPATEPKQNNRVLINFNSEASSRRMPLDKGQTLLSKLTAAFPDITFGLIGSSKEADFVSQLINGSENPKRLENYAGQTDLPGLCSLMAQSTAILTTDSGPAHLANSVGTPVIVLFGAGNEHNTAPYNKQNLTVLRYGKLTCEPCVRNTCKLYGVPRCMELLDELQIINALSQYINHA from the coding sequence ATGAAAATACTGATAAGGCTGCCCAACTGGCTTGGCGATGTGGTGATGAGTACCGCATTTGTTAACGCAGTTAGTCAGCTTTATCCTGATGTTCAGATCGATGCTATCATCAAAAAAGAGCTCGGTAATATTGCTCCTCTTATACCAGGCTTAACTCAAATCCACCTTTTTTCAAAACAGGAATTTAATGGTCTTGGCGGTGCTTATCGTTTTGGTAAAAAATTAAAAGCCGAAAAGTACGACCTCTTTTTTAATCTGCCTCAATCGCTTTCGTCCCTGGTGATGGCATGGGCTACAAAAGCAAAAAAACGGGTTGGTTTTGGCAAGGAAGGTGGATCCCTTTTGTTAACCAACTCACTCAAAAAGCCCGCAAACCTGCACCGCGTTGACGAATACGTATCCTTACTGGAGCAATTTACCGGCAACGCGATAGCTCATAAAGAGGTAACATTAAATGCCCCTGCAACAGAACCCAAACAAAACAACCGGGTGCTGATCAATTTTAATTCCGAAGCATCATCACGCCGGATGCCTTTGGATAAGGGGCAAACGTTGCTTAGTAAATTAACTGCCGCTTTTCCGGATATCACTTTTGGTTTGATCGGTTCGTCTAAAGAGGCCGACTTTGTAAGCCAGCTCATTAATGGTTCTGAAAATCCGAAAAGGTTGGAAAACTATGCCGGCCAAACTGACTTACCGGGTTTATGCAGCCTGATGGCTCAAAGCACAGCCATATTAACAACCGATTCAGGTCCGGCTCATTTAGCTAACAGTGTGGGTACGCCTGTCATTGTATTGTTCGGTGCGGGCAATGAGCATAATACGGCACCTTATAATAAACAAAATTTAACCGTATTGCGTTATGGTAAACTAACCTGCGAACCCTGTGTACGCAATACCTGCAAGCTTTATGGTGTTCCGCGTTGTATGGAACTGCTGGATGAATTACAAATTATAAATGCATTAAGCCAATATATTAACCATGCTTAA
- a CDS encoding TonB-dependent receptor, with protein MASPLFTIFIILTTITAYAQKKATINGTVKDAATGETLIGASVTLQELSAVGTATNNYGFYSLSVAEGEYTLLFTCVGYNTIAQKVSLHKNQVVNISLSPKNDLQEVVVKAKRLSNDNVVSPQMGMDKLNMSQINQVPVLLGERDILKTITLLPGIKSAGEGNTGFYVRGGGSDQNLILLDEAPIYNASHLLGFFSTFNSDAIKDVSIYKGGMPAEYGGRLSSVLDIKMNDGNDKGFGVQGGIGLISSRIKVEGPLVKDKGSFMVSARRTYIDLFLKLTTDTSIRGNSLYFYDVNAKANYHFDDKNAIYISGYLGKDVLALKNVLGTNWGNKTGTLRFNHLFSNSLFSNTSVIYSSYNFVVEGLQNAQSFKATSQINDINLKEDLQYSIGYQHTLKFGFNILQHDITPGDITSPKNSSYNEKHVEKRYGFENALYASDEWNISKHLTFLYGLRLSGLFLMGPGTFKTYDDAGNVVSSRTYYSRSNLVKKYLNLEPRFTANYVIDDQNSIKASYNRNTQNIHLLSNSSSNSPTYLYVMSSNNIKPEIADQVSTGYFKNFSDNAYEFSTEVYYKWMQNQIDYKDGSQLLVNQDVESLLTYGTGRAYGIELFLKKKYGRFNGWIGYTLSRTERKFDDINNGHYYPARQDRTHDVSVVGIYQLNKRWTFSSTFIYGTGNAVTYPTGKYSSGGLTTFSYTQRNGRRLPSSNRLDIGATLDGKEHKRYHSSWTFSVYNVYAHRDPYSITFRDSKTIPNTTEAVETSIFATLIPSVTWNFNF; from the coding sequence ATGGCCAGCCCCCTCTTTACTATTTTCATAATACTTACCACCATTACCGCCTACGCCCAAAAGAAGGCCACCATTAACGGAACTGTTAAAGATGCTGCTACCGGCGAAACCTTAATAGGAGCTTCCGTTACCCTTCAGGAACTTTCGGCAGTTGGAACGGCTACTAATAACTATGGATTTTATTCACTGTCTGTCGCCGAAGGTGAATATACCTTATTATTTACTTGTGTTGGGTATAATACTATAGCTCAAAAAGTATCTCTCCATAAAAATCAGGTTGTTAATATATCCTTATCTCCCAAAAATGATTTGCAGGAAGTTGTTGTGAAAGCCAAGCGACTCAGTAATGACAATGTGGTATCGCCTCAGATGGGAATGGACAAGTTGAACATGTCGCAAATTAACCAGGTACCCGTATTGTTAGGCGAAAGAGATATTCTGAAGACAATAACCTTATTGCCCGGTATTAAGTCGGCAGGTGAAGGTAATACTGGCTTTTATGTGCGTGGCGGAGGTTCGGATCAGAACCTGATCTTACTGGACGAAGCGCCGATATATAACGCGTCGCATTTATTGGGTTTCTTTTCAACATTCAATTCTGATGCTATTAAGGATGTCAGTATCTATAAAGGGGGGATGCCTGCGGAATATGGTGGCCGCTTATCTTCCGTTTTGGATATTAAGATGAATGATGGTAATGATAAAGGCTTTGGTGTTCAGGGCGGCATTGGCCTCATTTCTTCAAGGATCAAGGTTGAGGGACCGCTTGTAAAAGATAAGGGATCATTCATGGTGAGCGCCCGCAGAACATACATTGATCTTTTTTTAAAACTCACAACAGATACGAGTATAAGAGGCAACTCGCTATATTTTTATGATGTTAATGCTAAAGCCAACTATCATTTTGATGATAAAAACGCCATCTATATTTCAGGTTACCTTGGTAAGGATGTTTTGGCTTTAAAAAATGTTTTAGGAACAAACTGGGGAAATAAAACCGGCACACTCAGATTTAATCATTTATTTAGCAATAGCTTATTTTCCAATACCTCTGTAATCTACAGCAGTTATAATTTTGTTGTGGAAGGCCTTCAAAATGCACAGTCGTTTAAAGCAACCTCTCAAATTAACGATATCAATTTAAAAGAGGATCTGCAATATTCGATTGGTTACCAGCATACGCTGAAGTTTGGATTCAATATACTGCAACATGATATCACACCGGGCGATATCACCTCTCCCAAAAACTCAAGCTATAACGAAAAACATGTTGAAAAAAGGTATGGTTTTGAGAATGCCTTATATGCAAGTGATGAATGGAATATTAGTAAGCATTTGACCTTTCTTTATGGTTTACGATTAAGCGGGTTGTTTTTGATGGGGCCCGGAACGTTTAAAACTTATGATGATGCCGGTAATGTTGTAAGCTCCAGAACATATTACTCCAGGAGCAACCTTGTAAAAAAATATTTAAATCTGGAGCCTCGTTTTACAGCAAATTATGTAATAGATGATCAAAATTCAATAAAGGCCTCCTATAATCGCAATACCCAAAACATTCATTTGCTTAGTAATTCATCAAGCAATTCGCCTACCTATTTGTATGTGATGAGCAGTAATAACATAAAGCCCGAGATTGCAGACCAGGTGTCAACCGGTTACTTTAAGAACTTTAGCGATAATGCCTATGAGTTTTCTACAGAGGTGTACTATAAATGGATGCAGAACCAAATTGATTATAAAGATGGCTCCCAGCTATTAGTTAATCAGGATGTAGAGTCGCTGCTTACCTACGGCACCGGCAGGGCTTATGGTATCGAGTTGTTTTTAAAGAAAAAATATGGCCGTTTTAATGGATGGATAGGTTACACCTTGTCGCGAACCGAGCGGAAATTTGACGATATTAATAATGGACATTACTATCCCGCAAGACAGGATCGCACACATGATGTTTCGGTTGTTGGCATTTATCAACTCAACAAACGTTGGACCTTCTCCAGCACCTTTATTTATGGTACGGGCAATGCGGTTACTTATCCCACCGGAAAATACAGTTCGGGTGGACTCACCACTTTTTCTTATACCCAGCGAAATGGGCGCCGCCTGCCTTCATCCAACAGGTTAGATATCGGTGCTACGCTCGACGGAAAAGAGCATAAAAGATATCACTCCAGCTGGACATTCAGTGTTTACAACGTATATGCACACCGAGATCCTTATAGTATAACATTCAGAGATAGCAAAACTATCCCAAATACTACAGAGGCTGTTGAAACAAGCATTTTTGCCACGCTTATTCCATCAGTTACCTGGAATTTTAATTTTTAA
- a CDS encoding sensor histidine kinase, producing the protein MKPETDTKQLNNDMLIQFLSSAKYRIYRHIALILFLGVIFSSTRDTFIEPVNTYLKITFFLILLSLFYVNMYVLIPRFVFNASYVKYFMWVMVLFGVALLFFVSGRYLINPYFKLQYKGSNENTGILLFTFITLIFLILIAASAAIKLFQHSIVVNQRINDLETVTIQAELEQLKNQINPHFLFNMLNNVNVLTQTNPEKASQVVMKLSDLLRYQLYDSTRNKVLLTAEIHFLEDFLNLEKIRRDNFEFIMSREGGISGVQVSPSLFITFVENAVKHNMDAENTSYIHVFFKVKYNEIIFNCINSKPRIEVIGNGNGGLGLGNVKRRLELLYPEKHFLQIQDDKDKFSVNLKIIL; encoded by the coding sequence ATGAAACCTGAAACCGATACAAAGCAGTTAAATAATGACATGCTGATACAATTTTTAAGCAGTGCAAAGTATAGAATTTACAGACATATTGCACTGATCTTATTTCTTGGAGTCATATTTTCAAGCACAAGAGATACCTTTATTGAACCAGTCAATACTTATTTAAAAATCACCTTCTTCCTTATCCTGTTGTCACTGTTTTATGTTAACATGTATGTACTGATACCCCGTTTTGTATTCAATGCCAGTTATGTAAAATATTTTATGTGGGTAATGGTGTTATTTGGTGTGGCTTTATTATTTTTTGTATCGGGGCGATACCTGATTAATCCTTATTTTAAACTTCAATATAAAGGAAGTAACGAAAACACCGGTATCCTCCTATTTACTTTTATTACATTAATATTTCTGATCCTGATAGCTGCTTCTGCGGCTATTAAATTATTTCAGCATTCTATAGTTGTTAACCAACGGATCAATGATTTGGAAACAGTTACTATCCAGGCCGAATTGGAACAATTAAAAAATCAGATCAATCCGCATTTTTTATTTAACATGCTCAATAACGTTAATGTATTAACGCAAACCAATCCGGAAAAAGCATCTCAGGTGGTCATGAAACTAAGTGACCTGCTCCGTTATCAGCTTTACGACAGCACCAGGAACAAAGTCTTGCTCACTGCCGAGATTCATTTTTTGGAGGATTTTTTAAACCTAGAGAAAATACGGCGCGACAACTTTGAATTTATCATGTCAAGAGAAGGTGGCATCAGTGGTGTACAAGTATCTCCTTCGCTTTTTATTACCTTTGTTGAAAATGCTGTAAAACATAATATGGATGCAGAAAACACATCCTATATTCACGTTTTTTTTAAAGTAAAGTACAACGAGATCATTTTTAATTGTATCAACTCAAAACCCAGAATAGAAGTAATCGGTAACGGGAACGGCGGTTTAGGGCTTGGAAATGTAAAGCGAAGATTAGAATTGCTTTACCCCGAAAAGCACTTTCTCCAAATTCAAGATGATAAAGATAAATTTAGTGTAAACCTAAAGATTATTCTATGA
- a CDS encoding DUF4249 domain-containing protein, with protein MKTPLIYFMLLPFILVIVSCNKVIDIRLDNATDRLVIEGNITNELGPQTIKLNTNVPVSNTNTYPPVTGATVTVNDQAGNVYKFTEGPAGTYINPKMVGITGNTYTMNVVTDGKSYKASSVMPGVVALKYVSSSKSSFNGNDGTRKITVNYHDPKGVANQYNFLMYVNGVRVKRVLVNNDDFTDGNDVNFDLIENDIAINPGDKVTVEMQCIDKAMYTYWFALMQQNYTGPGGGVTPSDPPSNITPLVLGYFSAHTTQTRTITVK; from the coding sequence ATGAAAACTCCCCTAATTTATTTCATGTTACTACCCTTTATCCTGGTTATTGTTTCCTGTAATAAGGTAATTGATATCAGACTGGATAATGCAACAGACAGATTGGTTATTGAAGGAAACATTACTAATGAGCTTGGCCCCCAAACCATAAAGCTTAATACTAATGTTCCTGTTTCAAACACAAACACCTATCCTCCGGTTACGGGGGCAACGGTTACAGTTAATGATCAGGCTGGTAATGTTTATAAATTTACTGAAGGGCCCGCAGGTACCTACATAAATCCCAAAATGGTTGGAATTACAGGAAACACTTATACGATGAATGTAGTTACCGATGGGAAAAGCTATAAAGCCAGTTCGGTGATGCCCGGGGTGGTTGCTTTAAAGTATGTTAGCTCGTCAAAAAGTAGTTTCAATGGGAATGATGGTACAAGGAAAATAACAGTTAACTATCATGATCCCAAAGGAGTGGCTAATCAGTATAATTTTCTGATGTATGTTAACGGTGTACGGGTGAAGCGTGTATTGGTTAATAATGACGATTTTACGGATGGAAACGATGTGAATTTTGATTTGATAGAAAACGATATTGCTATAAATCCGGGGGATAAAGTAACTGTAGAGATGCAGTGTATTGATAAGGCAATGTATACTTATTGGTTTGCGCTTATGCAGCAAAACTATACCGGCCCTGGCGGAGGCGTTACGCCATCTGATCCTCCCAGCAATATTACTCCCTTAGTACTTGGGTATTTTAGCGCTCACACCACGCAAACCAGAACTATTACGGTAAAGTAA
- a CDS encoding RNA-binding S4 domain-containing protein, translating to MPEKEKLRIDKYLWAIRLFKTRTLASDACKAGRVKLDGKNIKPSYEVKIGDTYQVAKGIERKVVRVTGLLENRVDAKTAVDFYDDITPVEQTQAFKSMFHAPILKRDRGTGRPTKRDRREIDDLKDDYFDKKEEESE from the coding sequence ATGCCCGAAAAAGAAAAATTAAGGATAGATAAATACCTGTGGGCCATCAGGCTTTTTAAAACACGTACCCTGGCATCAGATGCCTGCAAGGCAGGCCGTGTAAAATTAGATGGTAAAAATATCAAACCATCATATGAAGTAAAAATTGGCGATACTTACCAGGTTGCTAAAGGAATTGAACGTAAAGTGGTGCGCGTAACTGGTTTACTTGAGAACCGGGTTGATGCCAAAACCGCTGTAGATTTTTATGATGATATAACTCCTGTGGAGCAAACACAGGCCTTCAAATCCATGTTTCATGCACCTATATTAAAACGCGATAGGGGCACAGGCCGCCCAACCAAGCGTGATCGCCGCGAAATTGATGATCTGAAAGATGATTATTTCGATAAAAAAGAAGAAGAAAGTGAATAG
- a CDS encoding 2,3,4,5-tetrahydropyridine-2,6-dicarboxylate N-succinyltransferase, translating to MQDLKKLIEDAWEDRNLLNYNEYTTAIETVIERLDKGEIRVAEPIGSRWHVNEWIKKAVVLYFPTRQMEEIKVGPFVFHDKMKLKTNYKAEGVRVVPHGIARYGAYLAKGVIMMPSYVNIGAYVDEGTMVDTWATVGSCAQIGKHVHLSGGVGIGGVLEPLQAAPVIIEDNCFLGSRAIVVEGVHVEHEAVLGANVVLTASTKIIDVTSSTPVEYKGRVPARSVVIPGSYTKKFPAGDYQVPCALIIGTRKESTDKKTSLNDALRENNVAV from the coding sequence ATGCAAGATCTTAAAAAACTGATTGAAGATGCCTGGGAAGACAGGAATCTGCTAAACTATAATGAATATACCACCGCTATTGAAACCGTTATTGAACGGTTAGATAAAGGCGAGATCCGTGTAGCTGAACCTATCGGTTCACGCTGGCATGTAAACGAGTGGATCAAAAAAGCAGTAGTGCTATATTTCCCCACCCGCCAGATGGAAGAAATTAAAGTTGGCCCTTTTGTTTTTCATGATAAAATGAAACTGAAGACCAATTATAAAGCCGAAGGCGTTCGTGTGGTACCTCACGGTATTGCCCGTTATGGCGCTTATTTGGCAAAAGGTGTTATCATGATGCCATCGTACGTAAACATTGGCGCTTATGTTGATGAAGGTACCATGGTTGATACCTGGGCAACAGTAGGTTCATGCGCGCAGATAGGTAAGCATGTACATTTAAGCGGTGGTGTTGGCATTGGCGGTGTACTGGAGCCACTACAAGCTGCCCCGGTTATTATTGAAGACAATTGTTTCCTGGGATCACGCGCTATTGTGGTGGAAGGTGTGCATGTTGAACACGAAGCTGTATTGGGTGCCAACGTAGTTTTAACCGCATCAACCAAAATTATTGATGTAACCAGTTCAACCCCGGTTGAATATAAAGGTCGGGTACCGGCACGTTCGGTAGTTATCCCAGGTTCATATACCAAAAAATTCCCGGCAGGCGATTACCAGGTACCTTGTGCCCTGATCATCGGTACCCGCAAGGAATCAACCGATAAAAAAACATCGTTGAACGACGCGTTAAGAGAAAATAACGTAGCGGTTTAA
- a CDS encoding LytR/AlgR family response regulator transcription factor has translation MNCIIVDDEPLAREAIQLLASKTPNLQLLNSFGSANAAAKFINESPVDLIFLDIQMPGISGMEFAKIIPSKTLLIFTTAYAEYALEGFEVEAIDYLIKPIRHERFLKAVNRAQFYQDILKADHSNNKIENIAEDYFFVKADRKYIKIYFKDILFIEGLKDYVVMQTDDQKVITAMNIKTIHEQLPQNLFARISKSYIININQITAFDNNTVNIRKYELSIGNAYRTYFFDEFVTKKILSR, from the coding sequence ATGAATTGCATTATTGTAGACGATGAGCCCTTAGCCAGAGAGGCTATCCAGTTGCTTGCCAGCAAAACACCTAATTTGCAATTACTTAATAGCTTTGGAAGTGCTAACGCCGCGGCGAAATTTATTAATGAATCACCGGTAGACCTGATTTTTCTGGATATTCAAATGCCGGGGATCAGTGGGATGGAATTTGCCAAAATAATACCCTCAAAAACTTTGCTCATTTTCACCACAGCTTATGCAGAATACGCCTTAGAAGGCTTTGAGGTTGAAGCTATTGATTACCTGATTAAGCCTATCCGGCATGAACGGTTTCTGAAAGCTGTAAATAGGGCACAGTTTTATCAGGACATTTTAAAAGCCGATCATTCGAACAACAAAATTGAGAATATTGCGGAAGATTACTTTTTTGTTAAAGCAGATCGGAAATATATTAAAATCTATTTTAAAGACATTTTGTTTATAGAAGGGCTTAAAGATTATGTGGTGATGCAAACCGATGATCAAAAGGTTATAACCGCCATGAATATTAAAACCATTCATGAGCAGCTGCCTCAAAACCTCTTTGCCCGTATCAGCAAATCTTATATCATCAACATTAATCAAATAACTGCTTTTGATAATAATACCGTGAACATACGCAAGTATGAATTATCTATTGGTAATGCTTACCGTACTTACTTTTTTGATGAATTTGTGACCAAGAAAATATTAAGCAGATAA
- a CDS encoding L-threonylcarbamoyladenylate synthase has translation MLKEEVTKALKIVQEGGIILYPTDTIWGIGCDATNTEAVQKIYRLKQRDEAKSMIILLDTENKLESYVQEVNALAYDLIEYAENPLTLVMPGAKNISPALIAADGSIGIRITSNEFCQQLIQRLRKPLVSTSANISGKPSPQYFSQIDQEIIDGVDYVVDIDQHSKEIKNPSTIMKLAPDGTFEFLRR, from the coding sequence ATGCTTAAAGAAGAAGTTACCAAAGCACTAAAAATAGTACAGGAAGGCGGCATTATCCTTTACCCTACCGATACCATCTGGGGTATTGGCTGCGATGCCACCAATACCGAAGCCGTACAAAAAATATATCGCCTGAAACAGCGTGATGAAGCCAAAAGCATGATCATTTTACTGGATACCGAAAACAAGCTGGAAAGCTATGTACAGGAGGTTAATGCCCTGGCTTATGATTTAATTGAATATGCCGAAAACCCATTGACCTTGGTTATGCCAGGCGCCAAAAATATTTCACCGGCTTTAATAGCCGCGGATGGCAGCATTGGTATCAGGATAACCAGCAATGAGTTTTGCCAGCAACTGATACAGCGGCTGCGTAAACCACTGGTGTCAACCTCGGCCAATATCAGCGGCAAACCATCTCCGCAATATTTTTCACAGATCGATCAGGAGATCATTGACGGTGTTGACTACGTAGTTGATATTGATCAGCACAGCAAAGAGATCAAAAATCCGTCAACCATTATGAAACTGGCACCCGATGGTACGTTTGAGTTTTTACGACGCTAA
- a CDS encoding CCA tRNA nucleotidyltransferase: protein MKAHLQHPVFSTISKLAAQHNLQVYAIGGFVRDIFLNRPSKDIDIVIIGNGIAFAEAVAAKLKVKVAVYKNFGTASLKYQDLEIEFVGARKESYRRDSRKPIVEDGTLEDDQKRRDFTINALAISLHPDTFGDLLDPFNGIADLEQKLIRTPLNPNETFSDDPLRMMRAIRFATQLNFRIDDIAVEAIKNNVDRISIISQERITDELNKIILSPIPSIGFNYLFDTGLLHKIFPQMTNLYGVDYIDGKGHKDNFYHTLQVLDNICETTTDLWLRWAAILHDIAKPATKRFEPGHGWTFHGHEDRGARMVPKIFAQLKLPLNEKMKQVQKLVQLHLRPIVLSQSIVTDSAVRRLLFEAGDDIEGLMLLCKADITTKNEYKVKKYRNNFELVQQKLKDVEERDNIRNWQPPVTGIDIMQLFGLKEGREVGIIKNQIREAILEGEIPNTREAALSFTIAKGLEIGLKVVADTKLN from the coding sequence ATGAAAGCCCATCTGCAGCATCCCGTATTTTCTACAATATCAAAACTTGCAGCTCAGCACAATCTGCAGGTTTATGCTATCGGGGGCTTTGTACGCGATATTTTCCTTAATCGCCCATCAAAGGATATTGATATTGTTATTATAGGCAATGGTATCGCTTTTGCCGAAGCTGTAGCGGCTAAATTAAAAGTAAAAGTTGCCGTGTATAAAAATTTCGGCACGGCATCACTTAAGTATCAGGATCTGGAAATAGAGTTTGTTGGCGCCCGTAAAGAATCATACCGACGTGACTCCAGGAAACCTATAGTAGAGGACGGCACTTTGGAGGACGATCAGAAACGCCGCGATTTTACCATCAACGCGCTGGCTATTTCTCTCCATCCGGATACTTTTGGCGATCTGCTCGATCCTTTTAATGGCATAGCTGATCTGGAACAGAAACTGATCCGGACACCACTTAACCCGAACGAAACCTTTTCTGATGATCCCTTGCGCATGATGAGGGCCATCAGGTTTGCAACGCAGCTTAATTTCCGGATAGATGACATAGCTGTAGAAGCCATTAAAAATAATGTCGATCGCATCAGCATCATATCCCAGGAGCGTATCACCGACGAATTGAATAAGATCATCTTGTCGCCCATACCTTCTATCGGTTTTAACTATTTATTTGATACCGGTTTACTGCACAAAATATTTCCGCAGATGACTAACCTCTACGGGGTTGATTATATCGACGGCAAGGGTCATAAAGATAATTTTTATCATACCCTGCAGGTATTGGATAATATTTGCGAAACCACAACTGATCTCTGGTTGCGCTGGGCGGCTATATTACATGATATTGCCAAACCGGCCACCAAACGTTTTGAACCTGGTCACGGCTGGACGTTTCACGGTCATGAAGATCGTGGCGCCCGCATGGTACCTAAAATATTTGCCCAGTTAAAATTACCGCTTAACGAAAAAATGAAGCAGGTACAAAAACTGGTGCAATTGCATTTGCGCCCTATCGTATTATCACAATCTATCGTTACCGACTCAGCCGTACGCCGGTTGCTTTTTGAGGCAGGCGACGATATTGAAGGCCTGATGTTGTTGTGTAAAGCAGACATCACCACCAAAAACGAATATAAAGTAAAAAAATACCGTAACAATTTTGAGTTAGTTCAACAAAAATTAAAAGATGTTGAAGAGCGCGACAATATCAGAAATTGGCAACCACCCGTTACCGGCATTGATATTATGCAACTTTTTGGCCTTAAAGAAGGGCGTGAGGTTGGAATTATCAAAAATCAGATACGCGAAGCCATATTGGAAGGCGAAATTCCAAACACCCGTGAAGCTGCTTTAAGCTTTACAATTGCCAAAGGTTTAGAAATTGGCTTAAAAGTTGTGGCAGACACAAAATTGAATTAA